The Urbifossiella limnaea nucleotide sequence CTCCGCCTGTGGGACGCCGACACGGGGGAGCTGCTCGCCGTCCTCCGCGGGCACGGCGGCGAGTTCACCCGGGGTAGCGGGCCCGTCTTCACGCCCGACGGCGCCCGCCTCCTGACCGGCTCGGCGGACGGCACGGTCCGCGTCTGGGACACGGCCCTGGCGGAGCGGAACGGCATCCTCCGCGGCCACGAGAGCTACGTCTACGACGCCGCCTTCGGCCCCGACGGCGAGCGGGTGGCGTCGGCCGCGTGGGACGGCACCGTCCGCCTGTGGGACGCCACGACCGGCCGACAGACCGGCCTGCTCCGGCACGAGGCAAAGATCTTCCACTCGGTGTCGTTCGGCGGCGACGGCCGCCGGCTGGCCGCCGTCGAGCGCGATCGGGGCGTGGCCGTCTGGAACACCGCGGCCGACGCGCCGCCGTGGATCGTACCGATGGGGTTCGACGAAGGCAGCCGGGCCGCCCTGAGCCCGGACGGCACCCTCCTGGCGGCGGCGTCCACGGCGGGGACTGTGCGGCTCTGGGACGCGGCCGCGCGGCGGGAGGTGGCCCCGCTCGTGGGCCACGACGGGTCCGTCGCGGACGTGGCGTTCCGCCCCGACGGCCGGCAGCTCGCCAGCACCGGGCACGACGGAACCGTCTGCCTCTGGGACGTGGCCGCGAGCGCCCGGGTCGCCGTGCTGCGCGGGCACACGCGGACCGTGTGGCGGGTGGCCTTCAGCGCCGACGGCACCATGCTGGCGTCGGGGTCGGCCGACAACACCGTCCGCCTGTGGGACGCCCGGACGCACGAGCTGCTCGCGGTGATGCCGGTGGGGAGCGCCGTGTACGGGGTGGCGTTCGGCCCGGACGGCAGGCGGCTGGCGGCCGGCTGCCGCGACAACACGATCCGCCTGTTCGACGTGGCCCGCCGTCAACAGGTGGCCGAGCTGCACGGCCACACCGACTACGTCCATTCCGTCGGCTGGAGTCCGGACGGCACGCGGCTGGTGTCCGGGTCCGGCGACCTCACCGTGCGCGTGTGGGACTCGCTCGCGGCCCAGGACCGCGCCCGCCGCACGGCGGGGCCGGCGCGATAACCCAACTCCTTCCTCTCCGAAAAGATCGTGTAAGGTCGCCGCGATAAGCACGGTGACGGCGGACGATTCCGTCGGCGATCACCCTGCAGAGAGCGGTCCGATGGTCACGAAAACCTGGCTGCGGCTTTGGAAGCGGGCGTGTCGGCTGGGCGGGCCGCGGCCGCCGGTCCGGCGGGCCGCTCCACTCGGCCGCCTGGAGGCGTTCGAAGACCGCGTCGTCCCCGCCAACTACGTCCAGAACTTCGGCGACCTCGCCGCCCCGGCCCTGCCGACGGGGTGGACGAACGTCAACAACGCCGGCGCGAATCCGTGGGCGGGCAACGGGAGCGCGGCCACGGTCGCCGCTCCGGCCGTCGTAACCGACACGTTCCTTCAGAGCCCGGTGTTCAACATCTCGGCGGCGGCCGGCGTGCAGTTCGACAACAACTATCTCACCGAGAACTCGTTCGACGGAGGCGTGCTGGAAGTGAGTGTGAACGGCGGGGCGTTCGTCGACATCCTCGCCGCCGGGGGCAGTTTTATCATCGGCGGTTATTCCGGAACCCTCGGAGGATCCAACCCGATCGCCGGTCGCCAGGCGTGGACCGGAAATTCCGGCGGGACGCTCACCACCGCCGCCAATCTGCCGGCCGTGGCCGTCGGCGGGACCGTCCAACTCCGCTGGCGCATGGCGACCGACGGGAGTGTTCCGCTGAACGGGTGGACGATCGACGGTGTGATCGTCGCCAACGCCAGCACGCAACTCGTTTACGCGGCCCCGCCCGCGTCCACCGTTTCGTCGTACACGCTGCGGGTGAGTGGCAGCCAGTACCAGATCGTGGACACGGCTAACCCGGCCACGGTGCTGGCCAGTCAGTCCGCCGATGCGACCAGTTCGATCTCCTTCAGCGGCCGGGCTGGGGCGACCGACACGTTCGTGCTGGACACGTCCGGGGGCGACATCACCGCACCCGTGGCGTTCCTCGGTCTGGGCGGCACGGGCGGCGGCGATTCGTTGCAGAAGATCGGGGCGGGAAGGGCCGTGCTCGGCGGCACAAGTTCCTACGCGGGCACGACCACCGTCACCGCCGGTACCCTCCAGGTCGGCGCCGGGGGATCGACCGGCAACCTCGGCGCGGGGGCCGTCGTAAACAACGGTACCTTGTCGTTCGGCCGGTCCAACGATGTCGTCATCGGCAACGCCATCAGCGGGTCCGGCACGCTGGTCCAGATTCCCAGCTTGGGCGGGCGAACGTTGTTCCTGACCGGGACGAACACCTACACCGGGCCCACCGTGGTTCAGGCCGGTAACCTCGTGGTCGGCACGATCGGGGGAACGACTGGCACACTGGGGACCGGGCCGGTAACAGTCCTCCCGGGTACCAGGCTGAACTTCGGCCGGTCGGACGCTACGACCGTGGCGAACCCGATCGACGGCGGTGGCTCGGTCTCGGTCTTGGGCGGCGACGTGACCTTCACCGGGGCGAACACGTACACCGGGATCACGTCCGTCGACAACAACAGCGTTCTGCGGGTCGGGGCTGGGGGCACGACCGGCACCCTGGGGACCGGGCCGGTCACCACGAACGGGTTCGGCAGCAGCACGCTGGTGTTCAACCGCTCCGACAACATCACCGTGCCCAATAATTTGAACAACACCCTCGCGGTGACACAGGCGGGTACGGGGACCATCACGTTCCCGCCGACCGCGAACCTCGCCTACGGGGGTGTGACCGCCGTGACCGACGGGACGCTGTTGCTGAACGGCACGCTCCCCCTCGGGCTGGCCGGGTCGGGGGTCACGCTCACCGGCACCGGCGCCCTTGGCGGCAGCGGGTCCACCCCGCGGGCCGTCGCGGTCGCGGCGGGCGGCGCCGTCCTCCCCGGCGACCCGACCACGATCGCCACCCTGTCCACCGGCAGCGTCGCGTTCAACGGCGGCGGCACCACGTTCGGCGTGAAGCTCGGCGGCCCGGGGGCGGTGGACGTGCTGGCCGTGACCGGCACCGTCGCCCTCGGCGGGGCTACGCTGTTCGTCCTCCCCGTCGGTGCGCCCCTCCCGATCGGCAGCTCGGTCGTGATCCTCCAGAACGACGGGGCGGACGCCGTTGGCGGCACGTTCGCCGGCGTCGCCGAGGGCGGCGTCGCCCTCGACGCGGGCGGCGCGGCCTACCGGGTGAGCTACGTCGGCGGCGACGGCAACGACGTGACCCTGACCGCGATTCCCACGCCCGGGGCGCTCGTCGGGCCGCTGCTCGTGACCGGGCCGGGCACCGGCAGCGGGCAGGTCTTCGGCCCGACCGGCGGCGGCCAGTTCGGGGCCGGCTCCGGCGTCACGCTCGTCCCGGGCTTCGCCGGCGAGCTACACGGTGCCCTCGGCGACGTGACCGGTGACGGTGTGCCCGACGGCGTCGTCGGCACCGGCCCCGGCGGCGGCCGCGTGGTGGTGGTGGACGGGGCGAACGGCCCGGCCCCGAACGTGGGCAACGTGCTGGCCGACTTCGTCCCGTTCCCCGGCTACGCCGGCGGCCTGTTCGTGGCCGTCGGCGACCTGACCGGCGACGGCATCGCCGACGTGGTGGTGACGCCGGACGCGGCCGACGCGTTCAGCGGCCCGGTGCCGAACCAGCTGCCGGTGCGGGTGTACAACGGCGCCTCGCTCCGCGGCGGCACGAGCACCCCGTCGCTGGTGGCGGCGTTCGACGGGCTCGCGTCGCTGAGCGGGGCGAGCGGGCAGAACAACCCGCTGGTGAAACTCGGCGGCCGGCCGGCGGTCGCCGACGTGAACGGCGACGGGCTCAACGACCTGCTCGTCGCCGCCGGCACCGGCGGCGGCCCGCGCGTCACCGTGTGGAACGGCACCGGGTTCGCCGGCGCCGCCGGCGGCCAGCCGACGACGAACCCGATCGCCAACCTGTTCGTGTTCGAGAGCACGCAGCGCGGCGGGGCATTCGTGACGGCCGGCGACGTGACCGGCGACGGCCAGGCCGAGATCGCGGTCGGCGGCGGGCCGGGCGGCGGGCCGCGGCTCCGGGTCGTGAACTCGGCCGTGCTGCTGGGCCTGCCAAACCTGGAGGGCGTGAACCTCGACGACCCGGTGAATTTGGGGAACGGGCTGGTGCTGAACAACTTCTTCGCCGGCAGTTCGAACAACCGCGGCGGCGTGCGCGTGGCAGCAAAGGATGTGGACGGTGACGGCCTGGCCGACATCGTGACGGGGAGCGGGTCGGGCGAGGCGTCGGCGGTGCGTGTGTATCGGGCGACGCAGTTGGCGACGGCGTTCGGGTCGAGTTCTGAGCCGGGCGGGGTCCAGACGTTCGATCCGTTCGCGGCGGTCATCCCCGGCGGCGTCTGGGTCGGCTGACCGTAGCGCCCGATGCTCCTCCCGACCAGGTTCAGATCGCCGGAATCCGAACCCGGTCTGGAGGGCCGTCAGGTTCCGGGACCGCGGCCGGAGAAGCCCGTCGCGGTCACATGCGCTTGTCGGTGGTCGATCAAGTTTCACCACTCGCAGAAGTAGATGGCCGAAATTCGCAACCTGCTCGCCCGACATCCCCATCAACGCCAACGAACTTCCATTCTCTCGCCTCCGCACGACAACGAGAGAATTCACAACTTCCTACCCCGCAATCACCCCCGCCGAAATCTCGCGCCGATCTCGCGCGCGAACCCCCTCGAAACCCCGGTTGTAACCTGTTTGCCCAGGGGAGCTTGCCGAACAGGTGCGAACTCGCGCCATCCAATCAGTTAACACCGACACCCCGGGGAGAGAAGCCCCGGGGTGTTCGCGTATCAGGGGCTTATTCCGCAAGGGTTTGGGCGTTGTGGGACGCGTGGGAAAGTCTCAGACCGGTCGGTCGGTTGGTGGAACGAGGAGTGCGAGTGTGGGCGTTTTGGGGGTGGGAGGGGCGGAAAGTCTCGCGGTCTCTGGAGAGTCGGGAGGCGACAGTTAACGGGACAGGCAGCACGCTGCCCCACATCACGAAGGAACACGTGCGGGCGTTTCTTCCGCGGGTCGGTGTCAGTGCGTAGAGTGCGGGTGAGGTCGCGGGTCGAGGTGGCCGACATCTGAGTGGTGCCTCGTGCCCGTCAGTTAACCTGGTCCCGGGAGCCTGCGATCACATCACTGGTGGCACCCCGTGTGTCCCCGCTTGGGAAACTGCTCGACGATCACACCCTCCCGCGCCCGCGACCTCACCCCTGTACCCATCGCCCACCGCGGAGGCGGTCATGAGTACGCGCACGACCCGGACGAAGACCACGACCGACCCGCCGAAGGCGCCCCCGCGGCCGCGCGCGGCCCGGCGGCTGCGGGTGACCAACCCCCACGCCGCCGGCATCGACATCCACTCCGACATCCACTGGGTCGCGGTCCCGCCCGACCACGCCCCCGCCCCGCCGCCCGACCACCCGGCCAACCTGCCGGCCCACGTGCGGGCGTTCGGGGCCTGCACCGCCGACCTGTACCAACTCGCCGACTGGCTGGCCGCCTGCGGGGTCCGGACGGTGGCGATGGAGTCCACCGGGGTGTACTGGATCCCGCTGTTCGAGCTGCTGGAGGCGCGGGGGCTCGAGGTGTACCTGGTCGACCCGCGGCAGTCGCGGCACGCGCCGGGCCGGCCCAAGAGCGACGTCCTCGACTGCCAGTGGCTCCAGCGGCTGCACAGCTACGGGCTGCTGACCGCGTCGTTCCGCCCGGCCGAGCGGGTGGTCGTCCTGCGGGCCTACCTGCGCCAGCGGCAGATGCTCCTGCGGTACGCGGGGCAGCACGTCCAGCACATGCAGAAGGCGCTGGAGCAGATGAACGTGAAGCTGACCGAGGTGGTCTCGGACGTCACCGGCGTCACCGGCCTGGCGATCATCAAGGCGATCCTCGCGGGCGAGCGCGACCCGGACGGGCTGGCCGGGCGGCGCAACGTGCTGTGCAAGCGGACCCGGGCGGAGATCGCCCGGGCGCTGGAGGGGAGCTGGCGCGCCGAGCACCTGTTCGCGCTCAAGCAGGCGGTGGCGCTGTACGAGTTCTACCACCAGCAGATGCGCGAGTGCGACGCCGAGCTGGAGGCCCACCTGCGGACGTTCGCGGACCGGGCCGACGGCCGCCCGCTCGAGGACCGGCCGGGTTACAAGCGCCGGTCGCGCCGGGCCAACGACCTGGCGTTCGAGGCCGTGCGCGAGCGGCTGTACCGGATGGCCGGGGTGGACCTGACGGTGCTGGAGGCGGTGGACGAGGGCCCGGCGCTGGTGATCCTCGCCGAGGTCGGCACGGACGTGAGCCGGTTCCCGACGGCCAAGCACTTCACGAGCTGGCTGGGCCTGTGCCCACAGCACCAGGGCTCGGCGGGGCGGATCAAGAGCCGGGGCGTGCGGCGCGGGGCCAACCGGGCGGGTCGGGCGTTACGCCTGGCGGTGCGGGGCTGCCACCACGCCAAGAACGCGCTGGGGGCGTTCTACCGGCGGGTCCAGGCACGGGCCGGCGCGCCCAAGGCGATCGTGGCGACGGCGCGGAAGCTGGCGGAGCGGGTGTACCGGCTGCTGCGGTACGGCGAGCAGTACGTGCGCCGGGACGCGGAGGAGTACGAGGCGGCCTACCGGGCGCGAGTCGTCAAGGGGCTGGCGCGACGAGCGGGCGAGTTGGGATATCGGCTGGAGCCGACGGCACCGACCGGGACATGAGTGGGATAGGACCGATCGGGAGCCGCGGGCCGTGCGTCGCATCGGTCCCGCAGGGGGGCGTTGCGCTCACTCGGTCGAACCTCGACGCAACGCCCAGCGATCTCGACGGAGTGTTCCTTGGGAACAGGCTGAGGGGGGCAGAACGACGAAACACCTAGGATTTCAGGCGTCTCGCGCCTATTAACTGGCGGGTTGGCCGTCGATGGCAAGTTCGTCCCAATAATTCCTTCTGGGACGCCCGCCGACGTTCCGGCGCTTAACAGAATAGAGGCATCGATGGTGTGCGCTCTGCCGGCCCCAAGGCGTCTCCCACTCGCCCACGTTCCTCGGCGATGGCCGCTCGCCGACCGCCCACTCTGCTCACCCGACGTATTCCCCGTCGGCCGTCACGCCCCGCCGAGTACGTCGAGGTCGGTCGCGGGTGGCTCCTCGCCCCCGCCGAAGTCCTTCTACAAGAACAGCCGCATCCGGGCCGGGCGGCTGGCACAGCTGTGAATGGCCACGTCCGCCCGCGCGTCGCCGTCGGTGTTCGTGACCGCCACCCGGGAGCCGCCCCGGTCGTTCAGGGCGCCGCACGTGGAACAGCTCGCCACCGGACTCGTCCTGGTCGCTGACGCCCGATGAGCCTACGCCACTTCAGAATCGAGGGAAAACCCGTTGCGTCCCGCCTGTGCTGTTCCGCGTTCACGGACTGGTAGTACGCCAGGGCCAGTCTGCACTCCGCATTTGAAGGACTGATTTCTTGGACCGATCGAAATCGAACACAAGGCCAGGTTTGAGATAGTTCGCAGGCGGTGAGGTCGTTGTGGGGCCAGCGTCTTGCTAGCCCCCGTGAGCTTTCGGGTAACGTGTTACGCAGACTTGCCACCGCCACCGCCACCGCCACCGCCACCGCCACCGCCACCGCCGCCACCGCCGCCACCGCCGCCACCGCCGCCACCGCCGGTGCTCGCGGCCTTCACCTTGACCAGGCTGCTGCCGGTCAACAGCGGGTTCGACACGTCGGTCACCGACAGGGTGAAGTCACCCGGCGCCGCGAACACCATCGTGAAGGTGTGCGAGCCGGCGTCGTCGGCGGTGAAGGTGTAGTCCACCGGCACGCCGCTCGCGCCGACGAAGTGGATCGTGCCGAAGTAGTTCTTCACCTTGTTCCCGTAGGCGTCTACCAGCGTCACCTTCAGCGTCGCCGCGGCGCCCACGGTGGCGTTCGACGGCGCCGCGAACACCAGCTTCGCCGCCGCCGCGTTCACCACCTCGAAGTTCGTCAGCGTCGCCGCCAGGGCGACGTTCGAGGCGTCGGTCACGGTCACCGACCAGACGACGCTGTTCGGGGTCGCCGTCTTCAGCACCACGGCGAACGTGTGGCTGCCGGCGTCGGCGGCGGTGAACGAGTAGTCGGTCGGCAGCGCGGCGATGGTGTCGGTGCTGGTGAACTTCGCCTTGCCGCGGTACGCGGCGACGGTGTTGCCGAAGGCGTCGATCGCCCGCACGGTCAGCGGGACGGCGTCGCCGGCGGTGACGAGGACGTGCCCCTTGCTGTCGGCCCCGAGCGAGGTCGTGACGCGGTAGCCGGCGAAGACCCCCGCCGACACGGTGATGCCGCCCTGCGAGCCGGACAGCGCCCCGCTCAGGTCGCGCACCGCGATCGACTGCGTGCCGGCGGTGCGGAGCGTGGCCGCGAACGTGTGGCTGCCGGCGTCGGCGGCGGTAAACGTGTAGCTCGCCGGGAGCCCGGCCTGCACGTCCGAACTGCTGAAGTACACGGTCCCGGTGAACCCGCTGGCCACCTGGCCGATCGTGTCGCGGACGGTGACGGTGAAGGCGTTCGCCACGCCGGCGGTGATGGCGACCGGGTAACCGCCGACGCTGAACAGGGCCGGGACCGGCGGCGTGGCGTCGCTCGACACCGTGCCGCTGAGCGCGGCGTTCGCCACGTCCGTCGCCGTGATCGTCTGCGTGCCGACGGTCAGCAGTTTCACGCTCACGGTGGCGACGCCGTTCACCAGGGCCGTGTCCGCCGGCAGCACCGCGGCCGGGTCGGAGCTGGTGACGTGAACCGTGCCGCTGTAGCCGGTGGCAGTGTTCCCGAAGGCGTCGCGGGCAACGACCGTGACCGGCCGGGCCACGCCGATCGCCCCGCCGCCGCCGGCCAACACGAGCGTCTGCGCCGCGGCCGGGGACACGCTCACGGTCGCGCCCCCGGTGATCGAACCGCCTACCTCGGTGGCGCTGACGAACCGCGCGCCGGCCGTCTGCAGCGTCACTGTGAAGGTGTGCGTGCCAGCGTCGGCGGCGGTGAACGTGTAGTCGGCCGGGAGGCCGGCGAGCACGTCGGTGCTGGCGAAGTGGACGCGGCTGGAATAGCCGGCCGCCAGAAGCCCGCCCGTGTCGATCGCCGAGACAGTGACGGCGAACGTGTCGCCGGCGCCGGTCGCGGCGGGGGCGGCCACGGTCAGCCGCGCGACCTGGCCGGTCACGGTCACCGCGGCCGAGCCGGCGGTCAGGTTCGGGGCCGACACGGTCACCGTCTGGTCGCCGCCGGTGACGAGCCGGATGGCGCCGACGAACGAGTGGGTGCCGGCGTCGGCGGCGGTGAACACGTAGGGGATGCCGGCGTCGAGCGGGTTGAAGGCGTAGCCGGCGGCGGTGGTGGCGCGCGGGTCGCTGCTGCTGACGTACACCACGCCGCGGAAGCCCGTGGCCACGTTCCCGCTCGCGTCCACCACCGTGATCGTCATCGGCAGCACCGACCCGGACGTGGTGGTGGCGGGGGCGGTCACTTGGAACGTCACGGCGCCGGCGAGGTTCTGGTAGTCGGCGTGGTCGTTGGTCACCACCGTCAC carries:
- a CDS encoding beta strand repeat-containing protein, which produces MFHHWLRQLFGTAPRRPIRNASRRPRLGLEGLESREVPAFLTPTSYAAGANPAGIAVGDFNGDGRDDMAVVSNTLAGSVGVMLSNADGSFAPRVDYATSASPFDAAAGDLNGDGVRDLVVVGSAVDVLLGNGDGTFAAPVSYPAAGPHSVKVADFTNDGNLDVGVVSTNGAAVYVGAGDGTLGAALATGLPGNNINLVVGDYDRDGNLDMASSNTASVGTVGVLRGHGDGSFEPAQSYYAFTAPVYLAAGDFNHDGYLDFACPNSYAATSMSVLLNNGDGTYGAPHTYGIAQTGYEIEVADFNSDGNDDFAVRGGSSYMVSHGKGDGTFYPSVSFPTPSGRFEAGTHGDFNGDGAVDLAYPSTTGVTVVTNDHADYQNLAGAVTFQVTAPATTTSGSVLPMTITVVDASGNVATGFRGVVYVSSSDPRATTAAGYAFNPLDAGIPYVFTAADAGTHSFVGAIRLVTGGDQTVTVSAPNLTAGSAAVTVTGQVARLTVAAPAATGAGDTFAVTVSAIDTGGLLAAGYSSRVHFASTDVLAGLPADYTFTAADAGTHTFTVTLQTAGARFVSATEVGGSITGGATVSVSPAAAQTLVLAGGGGAIGVARPVTVVARDAFGNTATGYSGTVHVTSSDPAAVLPADTALVNGVATVSVKLLTVGTQTITATDVANAALSGTVSSDATPPVPALFSVGGYPVAITAGVANAFTVTVRDTIGQVASGFTGTVYFSSSDVQAGLPASYTFTAADAGSHTFAATLRTAGTQSIAVRDLSGALSGSQGGITVSAGVFAGYRVTTSLGADSKGHVLVTAGDAVPLTVRAIDAFGNTVAAYRGKAKFTSTDTIAALPTDYSFTAADAGSHTFAVVLKTATPNSVVWSVTVTDASNVALAATLTNFEVVNAAAAKLVFAAPSNATVGAAATLKVTLVDAYGNKVKNYFGTIHFVGASGVPVDYTFTADDAGSHTFTMVFAAPGDFTLSVTDVSNPLLTGSSLVKVKAASTGGGGGGGGGGGGGGGGGGGGGGGGGGGKSA
- a CDS encoding IS110 family RNA-guided transposase; this translates as MSTRTTRTKTTTDPPKAPPRPRAARRLRVTNPHAAGIDIHSDIHWVAVPPDHAPAPPPDHPANLPAHVRAFGACTADLYQLADWLAACGVRTVAMESTGVYWIPLFELLEARGLEVYLVDPRQSRHAPGRPKSDVLDCQWLQRLHSYGLLTASFRPAERVVVLRAYLRQRQMLLRYAGQHVQHMQKALEQMNVKLTEVVSDVTGVTGLAIIKAILAGERDPDGLAGRRNVLCKRTRAEIARALEGSWRAEHLFALKQAVALYEFYHQQMRECDAELEAHLRTFADRADGRPLEDRPGYKRRSRRANDLAFEAVRERLYRMAGVDLTVLEAVDEGPALVILAEVGTDVSRFPTAKHFTSWLGLCPQHQGSAGRIKSRGVRRGANRAGRALRLAVRGCHHAKNALGAFYRRVQARAGAPKAIVATARKLAERVYRLLRYGEQYVRRDAEEYEAAYRARVVKGLARRAGELGYRLEPTAPTGT
- a CDS encoding beta strand repeat-containing protein, which codes for MVTKTWLRLWKRACRLGGPRPPVRRAAPLGRLEAFEDRVVPANYVQNFGDLAAPALPTGWTNVNNAGANPWAGNGSAATVAAPAVVTDTFLQSPVFNISAAAGVQFDNNYLTENSFDGGVLEVSVNGGAFVDILAAGGSFIIGGYSGTLGGSNPIAGRQAWTGNSGGTLTTAANLPAVAVGGTVQLRWRMATDGSVPLNGWTIDGVIVANASTQLVYAAPPASTVSSYTLRVSGSQYQIVDTANPATVLASQSADATSSISFSGRAGATDTFVLDTSGGDITAPVAFLGLGGTGGGDSLQKIGAGRAVLGGTSSYAGTTTVTAGTLQVGAGGSTGNLGAGAVVNNGTLSFGRSNDVVIGNAISGSGTLVQIPSLGGRTLFLTGTNTYTGPTVVQAGNLVVGTIGGTTGTLGTGPVTVLPGTRLNFGRSDATTVANPIDGGGSVSVLGGDVTFTGANTYTGITSVDNNSVLRVGAGGTTGTLGTGPVTTNGFGSSTLVFNRSDNITVPNNLNNTLAVTQAGTGTITFPPTANLAYGGVTAVTDGTLLLNGTLPLGLAGSGVTLTGTGALGGSGSTPRAVAVAAGGAVLPGDPTTIATLSTGSVAFNGGGTTFGVKLGGPGAVDVLAVTGTVALGGATLFVLPVGAPLPIGSSVVILQNDGADAVGGTFAGVAEGGVALDAGGAAYRVSYVGGDGNDVTLTAIPTPGALVGPLLVTGPGTGSGQVFGPTGGGQFGAGSGVTLVPGFAGELHGALGDVTGDGVPDGVVGTGPGGGRVVVVDGANGPAPNVGNVLADFVPFPGYAGGLFVAVGDLTGDGIADVVVTPDAADAFSGPVPNQLPVRVYNGASLRGGTSTPSLVAAFDGLASLSGASGQNNPLVKLGGRPAVADVNGDGLNDLLVAAGTGGGPRVTVWNGTGFAGAAGGQPTTNPIANLFVFESTQRGGAFVTAGDVTGDGQAEIAVGGGPGGGPRLRVVNSAVLLGLPNLEGVNLDDPVNLGNGLVLNNFFAGSSNNRGGVRVAAKDVDGDGLADIVTGSGSGEASAVRVYRATQLATAFGSSSEPGGVQTFDPFAAVIPGGVWVG